A portion of the Pseudorasbora parva isolate DD20220531a chromosome 1, ASM2467924v1, whole genome shotgun sequence genome contains these proteins:
- the cldn7a gene encoding claudin-7-A, translating to MANSGVQLLGFGLSLFGIIGLIVGTILPQWKMSAYVGDSIITAVATYQGLWMSCAFQSTGQLQCKIYDSILQLDSDLQATRALMIVGIIVSIAGLGVACMGMKCTTCGADDKVRKSRTAVTGGIILLVGALCAVVACSWFAHNVIRAFYNPFTPVNTKFEFGAAIFIAWGGSFLDVLGGSMLAASCTRSKQVSKYPKSNSARSASSSNKEYV from the exons ATGGCAAACTCGGGCGTCCAGTTGCTCGGATTTGGTCTGTCTCTGTTCGGCATCATTGGGCTGATCGTGGGCACCATCCTCCCGCAGTGGAAGATGTCCGCGTACGTCGGGGACAGTATCATCACCGCAGTGGCGACTTACCAGGGGCTGTGGATGTCCTGCGCCTTTCAGAGCACCGGACAGCTCCAGTGCAAAATATACGACTCCATTCTACAATTAGACA GTGATCTTCAAGCGACCCGCGCTTTGATGATCGTGGGGATCATCGTGTCCATTGCTGGTCTTGGTGTGGCCTGCATGGGCATGAAGTGCACCACTTGTGGAGCGGATGATAAAGTTCGCAAATCTCGCACGGCCGTGACAGGAGGCATCATCCTGCTGGTGGGAG CCCTCTGTGCAGTTGTCGCCTGCTCGTGGTTTGCCCACAATGTGATCCGAGCCTTCTACAACCCCTTCACTCCAGTCAACACCAA GTTTGAGTTTGGAGCAGCTATTTTCATTGCTTGGGGCGGGTCGTTTCTCGATGTTCTCGGTGGATCCATGTTGGCTGCCTCCTGCACTCGAAGTAAACAAGTGTCAAAATATCCTAAAAGTAACTCTGCACGCTCTGCCAGCAGCAGCAACAAAGAGTATGTGTGA
- the si:dkey-112a7.4 gene encoding calcium/calmodulin-dependent protein kinase II inhibitor 2 yields MNTPTEAQQQEVMYGMAEMPDLIPPTGALQPSPVIPYDHGQAGRNRDLSAPRRVQRAPKLGQIGRSTRVVIEDEDLDDIINNNRSFPASQRVSPVA; encoded by the exons ATGAATACACCTACCGAAGCACAACAGCAGGAGGTCATGTACGGCATGGCAGAGATGCCCGATCTCATCCCACCGACAGGTGCTTTACAACCCAGTCCGGTAATCCCGTACGACCACGGGCAGGCAGGGCGAAACCGAGACCTGTCCGCCCCGCGAAGAGTGCAGAGAGCCCCCAAACTCGGACAGATCGGCCGCTCTACGAGAG TGGTTATTGAGGATGAGGACTTGGATGATATAATAAACAACAACAGAAGCTTCCCGGCGTCTCAGAGAGTATCACCCGTTGCCTGA